The proteins below come from a single uncultured Carboxylicivirga sp. genomic window:
- the gldL gene encoding gliding motility protein GldL, which yields MDGKIEKKVIMSFTEFLESPGYKKIMAKVYGIGAAVVLAGALFKIMHYPGAELMLLLGMGTEIIIFLLSAFEPPHEMPDWSLVYPELVGLEPADTQGARVVSSGGGSDLAALVESGHLEPAIVEKLSEGIKKLSMTSSQLADLSTASLATESYLQNMKQAGESVGQLANVQAKTASALEESVGQLSASYKNSAKAITDSGSNIQQHFDQLNANNKDYSQKLGDVTKNLSAINSAYELQLQGLNSQAQASQALTKGMSDIKTQFEQSAADAQVYKEQVAQLSKTVSELNTIYGNMLSAMNVGNK from the coding sequence TTGGACGGAAAAATTGAAAAAAAGGTCATTATGAGTTTTACGGAATTTCTTGAAAGCCCCGGCTATAAAAAGATCATGGCAAAGGTTTACGGTATTGGTGCAGCAGTAGTACTTGCCGGAGCTTTATTTAAAATTATGCACTACCCTGGAGCTGAGCTTATGCTTTTATTGGGTATGGGTACGGAGATTATCATCTTCTTATTGTCTGCATTTGAACCACCACATGAAATGCCAGATTGGAGTTTGGTTTACCCTGAATTAGTAGGGTTAGAACCTGCAGATACACAGGGTGCAAGAGTCGTAAGTTCAGGTGGAGGTAGTGATCTGGCTGCACTTGTTGAAAGTGGCCATTTAGAACCTGCTATTGTTGAAAAGTTGTCAGAAGGCATTAAAAAATTATCAATGACTTCATCTCAGTTAGCTGATTTAAGTACCGCTAGTCTTGCAACAGAATCTTATTTGCAAAATATGAAACAAGCAGGAGAATCTGTTGGACAATTAGCTAATGTACAAGCAAAAACAGCTAGCGCTCTTGAAGAGTCTGTAGGTCAATTGTCGGCATCTTATAAAAACAGTGCTAAAGCAATTACTGATTCTGGGTCAAATATTCAACAACATTTTGATCAATTAAATGCAAATAATAAAGACTATAGCCAAAAGTTGGGTGATGTTACAAAGAACTTATCAGCTATTAATTCTGCTTATGAATTGCAGCTGCAAGGTTTAAACTCACAGGCTCAAGCTTCTCAGGCCTTAACAAAAGGAATGAGTGATATCAAAACTCAATTTGAACAATCTGCAGCTGATGCGCAAGTTTATAAAGAACAAGTAGCTCAATTGAGTAAAACAGTTTCTGAACTTAATACCATTTATGGCAATATGCTTAGTGCTATGAATGTAGGAAATAAATAG
- the gldN gene encoding gliding motility protein GldN, with the protein MKRIILILVVLVGIGATDFVDAQQVNKELYTKDHIPNRKPIPYAHIRESDVLWAKKIWRIIDLREKINLPMFYPTTKMDDRMSLIDLLWYGIQYEGLTAYSTKTEDEFQMPLTLDQVMREMGAVSDSMYILNPETGMEELKVVEGEVRSTEFKQIMLKEIWFFDRNYSRMDVRIIGLCPIREYAKEGEDGEGQVVQTQAFWIYFPEARGLLARHEVFNPHNDAQRRSFDDIFIKRYFGSYIYRESNVYNNRRIEDYTAGMEAMMESERIKTQMFNMEHDMWEF; encoded by the coding sequence ATGAAACGAATCATCTTAATCCTCGTTGTACTTGTTGGAATTGGAGCTACAGATTTTGTAGATGCTCAACAGGTAAATAAAGAGTTATATACAAAAGATCATATCCCTAATCGTAAACCAATCCCGTATGCACATATAAGGGAATCAGATGTATTATGGGCAAAGAAGATTTGGCGTATCATTGATTTACGTGAAAAGATTAATCTTCCTATGTTTTATCCAACAACCAAAATGGATGATCGTATGAGTTTAATTGATCTTCTGTGGTATGGCATCCAATATGAAGGATTAACTGCTTACTCAACAAAAACTGAAGACGAATTCCAAATGCCGTTAACTCTCGATCAGGTGATGCGTGAGATGGGGGCAGTATCGGATTCGATGTATATTCTGAATCCAGAGACTGGAATGGAAGAATTAAAAGTCGTTGAAGGAGAAGTTCGATCAACTGAATTCAAGCAAATAATGTTGAAAGAGATTTGGTTCTTTGATCGTAATTATTCTCGCATGGATGTTCGTATCATCGGTTTGTGTCCAATTCGTGAGTATGCAAAAGAAGGTGAAGATGGAGAAGGTCAAGTTGTACAAACTCAGGCATTTTGGATTTATTTCCCTGAGGCACGTGGTTTGTTAGCACGTCACGAAGTATTTAACCCTCATAATGATGCGCAACGTCGTTCGTTTGATGATATTTTTATCAAAAGATATTTCGGAAGTTATATTTATCGTGAATCAAACGTTTATAACAACCGTCGTATTGAAGATTATACTGCAGGTATGGAAGCAATGATGGAATCAGAACGTATTAAAACGCAGATGTTTAATATGGAGCATGATATGTGGGAATTCTAA
- a CDS encoding SUMF1/EgtB/PvdO family nonheme iron enzyme — MKKILALSVIVVTILTGCGQSGNGELVGVSRGGTFYEPDPYGMLFIPQGSFTMGPNDQDIANTMTTQSKTVSIRSFWMDETEITNSEYRQFVYWVKDSIARVLLGEQFEEFLISEDYLGNEIDPPFLNWDEPIEWDDEEYAEILDEMYLPENERFFRRKEIDTRKLVYEYEWVDLLQAAQKSNRYNFETKSYEGVVYDQEGKEREIKDRSAFIMKDAVNVYPDTLCWIADFTYSFNEPWTEKYFWHPGFDEYPVVGVNWKQATAFCIWRTQLLNNFLMSKGEPVAMNYRLPTEAEWEFAARGGLEHAIYPWGGMYTRNDKGCFLANFKPLRGRYGDDGGMQAITVMSYSPNDYGLYDMAGNVAEWTSSAFDESSYTFTHDFNPTYKYNALPDDPHVMKRKVIRGGSWKDVGFFLQNGTRTYEYQDSSKSYIGFRCVRDVIGE; from the coding sequence ATGAAGAAAATACTTGCCCTAAGTGTCATTGTTGTCACCATCCTAACCGGATGTGGACAATCCGGAAATGGAGAATTAGTAGGAGTATCCCGAGGTGGTACATTTTATGAACCAGACCCATATGGAATGTTGTTTATTCCTCAAGGAAGTTTTACAATGGGACCTAATGATCAGGATATCGCTAACACGATGACTACTCAATCAAAAACAGTTTCGATTCGTTCGTTTTGGATGGATGAAACAGAAATCACAAACAGTGAGTATCGTCAGTTTGTGTATTGGGTTAAAGATTCAATTGCTCGAGTTTTGTTAGGAGAGCAGTTCGAAGAATTTCTTATCTCAGAAGATTATTTGGGAAATGAGATTGATCCTCCTTTCTTAAATTGGGATGAACCAATTGAGTGGGATGATGAAGAGTATGCCGAAATTCTGGATGAAATGTACTTGCCTGAAAACGAAAGATTCTTTCGTCGTAAAGAGATTGATACTCGAAAGTTAGTTTACGAATATGAATGGGTTGATCTATTACAAGCAGCTCAAAAAAGTAATCGTTATAATTTCGAAACTAAATCATACGAAGGAGTTGTTTACGATCAAGAAGGGAAAGAACGTGAAATTAAAGATCGTTCAGCGTTTATTATGAAAGATGCAGTAAACGTTTATCCAGATACTCTTTGCTGGATTGCGGACTTCACTTACTCATTTAATGAGCCTTGGACTGAAAAATATTTCTGGCACCCTGGATTTGATGAATATCCTGTAGTTGGTGTTAATTGGAAACAAGCTACAGCCTTTTGTATCTGGAGAACACAACTTTTGAATAATTTCTTAATGTCAAAAGGAGAGCCTGTAGCAATGAATTATCGACTACCTACTGAAGCAGAATGGGAATTTGCTGCTCGTGGAGGCCTAGAACATGCTATTTATCCTTGGGGCGGAATGTATACCAGAAATGATAAGGGTTGTTTCTTAGCTAATTTTAAACCGTTAAGAGGTCGTTATGGTGATGATGGAGGTATGCAAGCCATTACTGTAATGTCTTATTCTCCTAACGATTATGGTTTGTATGATATGGCTGGTAATGTGGCAGAGTGGACTTCAAGTGCGTTTGACGAGTCATCTTATACTTTTACTCACGATTTTAATCCAACCTATAAGTATAATGCTTTGCCTGATGATCCTCATGTAATGAAACGTAAGGTTATTAGAGGTGGGTCATGGAAGGATGTAGGTTTCTTTTTGCAAAATGGAACGCGTACATACGAATATCAAGATTCTTCAAAATCTTATATCGGATTTAGATGTGTTCGCGATGTTATTGGTGAGTAA
- a CDS encoding type IX secretion system membrane protein PorP/SprF: MLYIKEKINQTDKNRIINCQLFKGITRRIIFFLLFCVAANAFGQQFPQFSQNMFNQLATNAGYAGSSEMINVALGNRQQWMGGFDGMAPKTTVFGADANVNLFGWDSGLGLSIMNDEIGEWTNLYMSAIYSRRWETDYGKLGVGLSLGMINQSIKGSNISTDPEKGTDPGDNIGNGGYHTDESLTDDQGTAFDLGFGAYLENKLYYLGISVRHLNKPTPKFKDTYESYLLPTIFINGGYKYHLKNRPIILVPSVFIKSNMSSYQVDLNVNGILKDKYWGGLTYRFQDAIVLLGGVELNNGLRIGYSYDINVTQMSGARNGSHEIMLGYSFDMSLEKRKKQYKSVRYL, from the coding sequence TTGCTCTATATTAAGGAGAAAATAAATCAAACCGATAAAAATCGGATTATTAATTGCCAGCTTTTTAAAGGCATAACTAGGAGAATCATATTTTTTCTGTTATTTTGCGTTGCAGCAAATGCTTTTGGACAGCAGTTTCCACAGTTCAGCCAGAATATGTTTAATCAACTGGCTACAAATGCCGGATACGCCGGTAGTAGTGAGATGATTAATGTTGCTTTGGGTAACCGACAACAATGGATGGGTGGTTTTGATGGAATGGCTCCAAAAACAACGGTTTTCGGGGCAGATGCAAATGTTAATCTTTTTGGATGGGATAGTGGATTGGGGCTATCGATAATGAATGATGAGATTGGTGAGTGGACAAACTTGTACATGTCGGCAATTTATTCAAGAAGATGGGAGACAGATTATGGTAAGCTGGGAGTCGGGTTATCATTAGGTATGATAAATCAATCGATTAAAGGAAGTAATATTAGTACTGATCCAGAAAAAGGTACTGATCCCGGAGATAATATTGGGAATGGAGGTTATCATACTGATGAATCATTAACTGACGATCAGGGAACGGCATTTGATTTAGGATTTGGTGCTTATTTAGAAAATAAATTGTATTATCTGGGTATCTCAGTAAGACATCTAAATAAACCAACACCAAAATTTAAAGATACTTATGAGTCGTATTTGTTGCCTACTATATTTATTAATGGTGGATACAAATATCATCTCAAAAATAGGCCGATAATATTAGTTCCGTCTGTATTTATTAAATCTAATATGTCAAGTTATCAGGTAGATTTAAATGTTAACGGAATATTAAAAGATAAATATTGGGGAGGTTTAACGTATCGTTTTCAGGATGCGATCGTACTATTAGGAGGAGTTGAACTTAATAATGGATTAAGAATTGGATATAGTTACGATATAAATGTAACCCAAATGAGCGGAGCACGTAATGGTTCACACGAGATTATGCTAGGTTATAGTTTTGATATGAGCCTTGAAAAGAGAAAAAAACAATACAAGAGTGTTAGATATTTATAA
- the gldM gene encoding gliding motility protein GldM: protein MSGGNCPETPRQKMIGMMYLFLTAMLALNVSGELLKAFQLVDESIQQSTKAVDNKNNQLYAAFEAAEFANPAKVKESHLKAKEVQAAADSLYNRIHSLKVLMMHTADKSPEATLENYKGIENQDIAAQIMITEKGGERADQLKERINKYQELLVSLVDPKDTVLRNTISNSLSTDDVEHKKKGEVTKKPWESQLFEHLPLSASFALLSSIQSNVRSSQADVVSYLLSKVDEGSYKFNKVEPIVIPRSNVVIKGGEYYAEMLIAATDTLQPPTYSIDGYNPEILNNGRGVLKIPATSTGKKSWKGNIVFKDPNGVDKYYPISHEYEVVQPNVVISPTKMNVFYEALDNPVEISVPGIASSQIKVSMTNASYNKKGNEFIVKPKAGKAGAKSIITVSADINGQTRRLGSQEFRIKKVPDPIAQVGGLGDGDKIRKNLLLAAGYVIAEMGEDFDFDLKFKVTQFSIGTYRKGFYTNVLSKSNKFTEDQENLLKGTSRGSKVYIEDIRAVGPDGRTRKLGSITFTID, encoded by the coding sequence ATGAGTGGTGGAAACTGTCCCGAAACGCCCAGGCAGAAAATGATTGGAATGATGTACTTGTTCCTTACGGCAATGTTAGCATTGAACGTATCGGGTGAGTTACTAAAAGCATTTCAATTAGTAGATGAAAGTATACAGCAATCAACAAAGGCGGTAGATAATAAGAACAATCAATTATATGCTGCATTTGAGGCGGCGGAATTCGCAAATCCTGCAAAAGTAAAAGAAAGCCATTTAAAGGCTAAAGAAGTTCAAGCTGCTGCAGACAGCCTATATAACCGAATTCATTCTTTAAAAGTATTGATGATGCATACTGCCGATAAAAGTCCGGAAGCTACCCTTGAAAATTACAAAGGGATAGAAAATCAGGACATTGCTGCACAGATCATGATTACCGAAAAAGGTGGAGAAAGGGCTGATCAATTAAAAGAACGGATCAATAAATATCAAGAGCTTCTTGTATCGTTAGTTGACCCAAAGGATACTGTTTTAAGAAATACGATAAGTAATAGCTTATCAACTGATGATGTCGAACACAAGAAAAAAGGTGAAGTTACCAAAAAACCATGGGAAAGCCAGCTATTCGAACATCTTCCTTTATCTGCATCTTTTGCTTTGTTAAGTAGTATTCAGAGTAATGTTCGTTCATCTCAAGCTGATGTGGTAAGTTATTTATTGAGTAAGGTAGATGAGGGATCTTATAAGTTCAATAAAGTTGAACCAATTGTTATTCCTCGATCAAATGTTGTAATTAAAGGTGGTGAATATTATGCTGAAATGCTTATCGCTGCAACCGATACATTACAACCTCCTACCTATAGTATTGATGGATATAATCCTGAAATATTAAATAATGGTCGTGGTGTTCTAAAAATACCTGCAACATCTACTGGGAAAAAATCATGGAAAGGAAATATTGTTTTCAAAGATCCTAATGGAGTTGATAAATATTATCCAATCTCGCATGAGTATGAGGTAGTGCAGCCAAATGTGGTTATTTCACCTACCAAAATGAATGTATTCTATGAAGCCTTGGATAATCCTGTTGAAATTTCTGTACCTGGTATTGCTAGTAGCCAGATTAAGGTTAGTATGACAAATGCCAGCTACAATAAAAAAGGTAATGAATTTATAGTGAAACCAAAAGCTGGAAAAGCTGGGGCAAAATCTATAATTACAGTTTCTGCTGACATTAATGGTCAAACACGTCGATTAGGAAGTCAGGAATTCCGTATAAAGAAGGTGCCAGATCCAATAGCTCAAGTTGGAGGTTTAGGTGATGGAGATAAAATCCGTAAGAATCTTTTGCTTGCAGCCGGTTATGTAATTGCTGAAATGGGTGAAGATTTTGATTTTGACTTAAAATTTAAAGTTACTCAATTCTCAATTGGAACGTATCGTAAAGGGTTCTATACTAATGTACTTTCAAAAAGTAATAAGTTTACTGAAGATCAAGAAAATCTGTTGAAGGGAACTAGTAGAGGAAGTAAAGTATATATTGAAGATATAAGAGCAGTTGGGCCAGATGGTAGAACGCGTAAATTAGGTTCTATCACGTTTACCATTGACTAA